A segment of the Marmota flaviventris isolate mMarFla1 chromosome 2, mMarFla1.hap1, whole genome shotgun sequence genome:
TCTGAGTTTCTGCTTTTGGGGACTCTcctactcaaattttaaatttggtaaTTTCCAACTTGTCCCTAACTCCAATCTGAGTGGTAGCTACTTCCAACAGTTGCTATTGCCCAAATAACTGAATGTTGTCACCTCTTCCTACTTTTGCAGTTATCTACTTTATACCTGGTcaagttctttaaaataaattcttcaatTCAGGTATCTGGCCAAGGATGCAGCTTTTGTGGAGTGGTAGTTGGAGGAAATGgggcaggtggtggtgggggaacaATATCAACAGCTTTGAAGAAAGTATTTTCCACACTCTGTTGCCAAAACTACCCCATAGGGTTCTCACTGAATCCAGCAACCCATAGTGTAATCCATTGTTTAAATGGCCAAGAACCTCAGGCCCCCAGACCTCAGACCTCAGAAATTAGTGAGGGAGAGCCACATTCTGGACTCTGTAGGTATGTCTACAACATGCAGATTATTAACAGTCATCTTAggtaaatgggattttttttcttaatgaagcAATTTTGAAGGACTCtggttttcattgattttttaaaagttttagtaaaataacaatagaaaaaagtccttgaaggtttttttttttttagtgtctcAATCATGCACTCCTAACATGAGGAGTGACACTCCCTAACAAAAGAAGGCTGGGGCACACCTGTGTGTTTCTATGGTTCCTTGTTGGGTGAGGAGGGAAATGCTTTTAAGTTCTTGTATGAGCAGTGATAGGTTCTTTGGAATAGTTTCATGACAGGAGAGCACAGGTAAAAACTGGGTTGTTCTGATCAAAATGCTTGCTTTCTCAGATATtgctaacatttttttcctgccttaCTCACATGCCTAGATGATTCCTGATTGAGAATTTGCTCTTGACTGATTTATGTAAGCTTCTTTCCTTATCTGAGAGTAGGAAGCCAAAAGGTGAGTGATAGAGTCACCTGCTGCTCTACTTTGCAGAGATCCTAGAGGAATTTGCATCAGTCTTGGACATCTTGTGAATAtcagaaaacatattttggagGTTAGAAAAAGACCAGGGAATATGGTGTCTACATTTGCTTCCATGGAATCCAACCTGTCTTCACTTGAAAACAGGATCACATCCTTGCTTAAGGAGGAAAGAAGCTGTTAAAGGTgagcttttcttttaatttttcctttctttagctTCCCATAAAAGTTACTTCTAAACAGGGTAAAATCTTGTGCTTAGAGAtgcaacaaagaaaaaaggatgCATCACATTTTGTTTCTATCCTTTCAGAGATTTTCCCCCTGCAATATCTGGTTTTCTTTAGTGGTACTCAGTGCCctatattatattaaaaaggtAGCTGTGATTTGGTTGAGAAAATATTAGACTTGCAGACAAAAATACTAAGGAAGTCCCATATTTGCTTCTTATAGCATGTatgctatttattttctgtttttccatttaaaaagaggcctattaatattacatttttaagttagttgtgaagattaaataggACAATGTAAAGAGATTTCTGGTTCATCGAGGAGATTCATTAAATATTGTATATACACAGCTATGTTTGTCCCTGtgtatagatatattttaaatttgatggaCTACCTGAAAGGTTACATACCATTTTTGGGATAATATGAAATTGTATTACtttaagcacatttttaaaaaggttgcCTAGGTTCAATATGTGGCCAATGAAGTACATATGGTGAAAAGTATCTTAATATACAGATTGCCAAATAGAAACAAGAAATgtagtttttacttttaaaaggacTTTCAGATATCTAGAACTGGGGCTATGAGTCTGAATTTCATGGATTTTTGTCTCCAGACTTACTGGAAATTCTAGACCTCAGATAAGAGCTACATTCTAGGGTAGTCAGGGGTGGGAGGAAGAATAAGGAATGAAAGATGGGACTTCCTTCTACTAATTATACCTTTATGTCAGCGAATGCTtagttctctttccttttctctctcctgaagTGGAGGTGGAGCTGGATCCTGATCCTGGTGTGGTCAGCTAGTTGTGGGATCAGGATATAGGTCTCCACAAGAAGCCAGTTGTAAGAGGCTCCTAGGCATGTGTGTAATGAGGATATTTGACcagagaagaaatatatttttgccaTCAGTTTGGAGTTGCACTTGACATTGCTGGGAACATGTTCATGATTCATTTATAATTGGAGGCATTTTGTTTTGTCCAAGGAGTcctctctcctccacctcctcctccattGTACACAAACTCTGTCTCTCATCCTGTGAAAATGATTTCATGGAGGAAACTCTCCCGGCATTATCACTTATGGGCCCTTGGCGGTTATATGCTGCTGGCCGTTGTTGCTCTGAGACTTTCTTTCAGATTGAAGTGTGGTCTGGACTCCAAAGAATTTCAAAGCCAATACTGTAGGGATAAGTTGTACAAGTCCCTAAAGCTGCCAGCAAGGAGGTCCATCAACTGTTCTGGGATCATCCGAGGGGACCGGGAAGCAGTGATCCAGGCTATTCTGAATAATCTGGAGATCAAGAAGAAACGGGAGCCTTTCAATGATATTGACTACCTTCGCCTGACCAGAGACTGTGAGCACTTTAAGGCTACAAGGAAGTTCATACAGTTCCCATTGAGCAAAGAAGAGTTAGATTTCCCTATTGCATACTCTATGGTAGTTCATGAGAAGATTGAAAACTTTGAAAGGCTGCTGCGGGCTGTGTATGCCCCTCAGAATATATACTGTGTCCACGTGGATCAGAAGTCCCCAGAAACTTTCAAAGAGGCAATCCATGCGATTACTTCATGCTTCCCAAATGTCTTCGTAGCCAGTAAGCTGGTTCGGGTGGTTTATGCCTCATGGTCCAGGGTTCAGGCTGACCTGAACTGTATGGAAGATTTGCTCCAGAGCCCAGTGCCATGGAAATACTTCCTAAATACATGTGGGACAGACTTTCCTATAAAGACCAATGCTGAGATGGTCCAGGCCCTCAAGATGTTGAATGGGAAGAACAGTATGGAGTCAGAGATACCTACTGAGTTTAAAAAAAGACGCTGGAAATATCACTATGTGGTGAAAGACATATTGTATATAACTAATGAGAAAAAGGATCCTCCTCCTAATAATTTAACCATGTTCACTGGGAATGCTTATATTGTGGCTTCTAGAGACTTCATTCAGCATGTCTTAACGAACCCTAAATCCCAACAACTGATCGAATGGGTAAAAGACACCTATAGCCCTGATGAACACCTTTGGGCCACCCTTCAGCGGGCCTCATGGATGCCTGGCTCTGTTCCCGTAAACCACAAGTATGACATTTCTGACATGATTTCCATTGCCAGGCTAATCAAGTGGCAGTCACATGAGGGAGATATCAATAAGGGGGCATCTTATGAACCTTGCTCTGGAATCCACCAGCGGACTATCtgtatttatggtgctggggatctgcATTGGATGCTTCAAAACCATCACCTGTTGGCCAACAAGTTTGACCCAAAGGTAGATGATAATGTTCTTCAGTGTTTAGAAGAATATCTACGTTTTAAGGCCATTTATGGGACAGAACTGTAAGATACACTGTTGTGCTACCTGTGAGGCAGGAACATGTGCAAACATGCTATAATTGCTGGGACAATGAAGGGTGGGAATCCAGGGCTTGGGAATCTATGGCATCCCTTAGGATAAGGGGACTACTGTTGGAGTGTAGGTATGTAGACCTGTTCCCTTGCAAATTGCTGCCTTAGGTGAAAGCTGACTCTTCTCCAACAGTTCCTATACTGATTCTAACACAGGGAGGATAAGAACCAGTGTTATTTGGAGATAAAGGAGGAGTGTGTCAGGGGACTGTGGATTTCAGCTGAATACCTGGTGTCAGGTTTTGAACTTTAAGGAAAGGCTGTTCCTAATAAGTCTAGGCTTGGGGGGTGTTAATGGAAAGATAACTTTCCCTTTGGtactgttaatttaaaaataaatagctccTGATTCAGagcatttcctctattttttgtCTAAGAAGCC
Coding sequences within it:
- the Gcnt3 gene encoding beta-1,3-galactosyl-O-glycosyl-glycoprotein beta-1,6-N-acetylglucosaminyltransferase 3; translated protein: MISWRKLSRHYHLWALGGYMLLAVVALRLSFRLKCGLDSKEFQSQYCRDKLYKSLKLPARRSINCSGIIRGDREAVIQAILNNLEIKKKREPFNDIDYLRLTRDCEHFKATRKFIQFPLSKEELDFPIAYSMVVHEKIENFERLLRAVYAPQNIYCVHVDQKSPETFKEAIHAITSCFPNVFVASKLVRVVYASWSRVQADLNCMEDLLQSPVPWKYFLNTCGTDFPIKTNAEMVQALKMLNGKNSMESEIPTEFKKRRWKYHYVVKDILYITNEKKDPPPNNLTMFTGNAYIVASRDFIQHVLTNPKSQQLIEWVKDTYSPDEHLWATLQRASWMPGSVPVNHKYDISDMISIARLIKWQSHEGDINKGASYEPCSGIHQRTICIYGAGDLHWMLQNHHLLANKFDPKVDDNVLQCLEEYLRFKAIYGTEL